Proteins encoded in a region of the Streptomyces sp. NBC_00513 genome:
- a CDS encoding DUF5682 family protein, with protein sequence MVDPRDAVEALAACREPYLLGVRHHSPALAAMVPALLDAAGAEVLCVELPAEFQSWWEYVADPETVAPVALAGQGRDGRLAFYPFADFSPELAAIRWARERGVEVVCCDLPLADGGWSLPDAPAGLLPAGPDRPVPASGTPDGPAPDAVVPSGDGPVSGRRSFAEALAASGTGREGDDLWDRAVEVQAPGCSPEAVRRAALGVGWALRADGDVPARDLAREAHMRAVIAAASAGGRRVAALIGAFHAPALLPTDAAVADVAVGAGKDTGAATQDTGVSRPGAAGARFRDDAAVAADDVVVASFVPYSFDLLDSRSGYPAGIRDPLWQQAVFEAGGDPVRVRDAASVAVTGVCRELRRAGHTAGTGEAAETLRLACDLAMLRGLPAPGRGELLEAVMTVLGQGEPLGRGRALARALESVLIGAGRGRITPHAPRSGLGPAVEEELTALRLPSPRDPAPREVRLDPLRSELDGRREVMLRRLLVCGAGYGEPVAVAATGDGTALGSKWRLSWTPSVPARLDLVGVRGVTAAQAAAGTLRDVARRAAEEGGPTPAQILTGLRAAARCDLPALVDVRLEDAAAILPETAGLPELLESLDLLEGLGRGHLPGTSEGARVRAEALSEELVEASVRSLPGLAGSEDPADAGALVALADRAAGRHLGLRLDSALAELASSASPLMQGAALAVRVLLDLDPAHGLGERAAGWVDGAGTPDARRALTRRLTGLLTAAGPLLGSSPTVLTPLLDRVDDLADDRFLDRLPALRGGFDALSPAARDRLLDTVTERLGDRLDLSLDAPPGLLALWAAADAAGLAALKDLPLPAADTEAPDVPEGTAAPRPVDPGSRRLSPADRWRLLLGRQRDRLPSGARGYARALDELYGAGRGEGSADLDDGRGSGGGLEASFPTAREWSEELEALFGADVREEVLADAADAGRGDVLAQLDPTSVRPSMELLTSVLSLAGGMPEQQLARLRPLVRRLVDELARELATRLRPTLSGLATPRPTRRPGGKLDLARTLRANLAHTRRSADGRVVVVPERPVFSTRASREADWRLILVVDVSGSMEASVVWSALTAAVLGGVPTLSTHFLAFSTQVVDLTDRVDDPLSLLLEVRVGGGTHIAAGLAHARSLITVPSRTLVVAVSDFEEGAPLGGLLGEVRALVASGAHLLGCAALDDAGAPRYSAAIARQLVAAGMPVAALSPLALARWVGERLRGDVR encoded by the coding sequence ATGGTCGATCCGAGGGACGCCGTGGAGGCGCTCGCCGCGTGCCGGGAGCCGTACCTGCTGGGGGTGCGGCACCACAGTCCGGCCCTCGCGGCGATGGTGCCGGCGCTGCTGGACGCGGCGGGCGCGGAGGTGCTCTGCGTGGAGCTTCCCGCCGAGTTCCAATCGTGGTGGGAGTACGTCGCGGACCCCGAGACGGTGGCCCCGGTCGCGCTGGCGGGCCAGGGGCGGGACGGGCGCCTGGCGTTCTACCCGTTCGCCGACTTCTCCCCCGAGCTGGCGGCGATCCGCTGGGCGCGGGAGCGCGGTGTGGAAGTGGTCTGCTGTGACCTGCCGTTGGCCGATGGCGGATGGTCCCTTCCCGACGCGCCGGCGGGCCTGCTGCCGGCGGGCCCGGACCGGCCGGTGCCGGCGTCGGGCACGCCCGACGGGCCAGCCCCGGACGCCGTGGTCCCGTCGGGCGACGGGCCGGTCTCGGGCCGACGTTCCTTCGCCGAGGCGCTCGCCGCGTCCGGCACGGGGCGCGAGGGCGACGACCTCTGGGACCGCGCGGTCGAGGTACAGGCCCCGGGCTGCTCCCCCGAGGCCGTGCGTCGGGCGGCGCTCGGCGTGGGCTGGGCGCTGCGCGCGGACGGCGACGTGCCCGCGCGGGACCTGGCCCGCGAGGCGCACATGCGGGCTGTCATCGCCGCCGCGTCCGCCGGGGGGCGCCGGGTCGCCGCGCTGATCGGCGCCTTCCACGCCCCGGCCCTCCTGCCGACCGACGCCGCGGTGGCCGACGTCGCGGTGGGCGCCGGCAAGGACACCGGCGCGGCGACGCAGGACACCGGCGTGTCGAGGCCGGGCGCTGCCGGCGCGCGCTTCCGCGACGATGCCGCGGTGGCTGCCGACGACGTCGTGGTGGCCTCGTTCGTGCCGTACTCCTTCGACCTCCTCGACTCCCGCTCCGGTTATCCGGCCGGCATCCGGGACCCGCTGTGGCAGCAGGCCGTGTTCGAGGCCGGCGGGGACCCGGTGCGGGTCCGGGACGCGGCCTCGGTCGCCGTGACCGGGGTCTGTCGGGAGCTGCGCCGGGCCGGGCACACCGCGGGCACCGGGGAGGCGGCGGAGACGCTGCGGCTCGCCTGCGACCTGGCGATGCTGCGCGGGCTGCCCGCGCCCGGGCGCGGGGAACTGCTGGAGGCGGTCATGACCGTCCTCGGACAGGGCGAACCACTGGGTCGGGGGAGGGCGTTGGCCCGCGCCCTGGAGTCCGTGCTGATCGGGGCGGGGCGCGGCAGGATCACCCCGCACGCCCCGCGTTCGGGGCTCGGTCCCGCCGTCGAGGAGGAGTTGACGGCGCTGCGACTGCCGTCGCCGCGTGATCCCGCTCCCCGGGAAGTCCGGCTGGATCCGTTGCGTTCCGAGCTGGACGGCCGCCGCGAGGTCATGTTGCGACGGCTGCTGGTGTGCGGCGCCGGGTACGGGGAGCCCGTCGCCGTGGCCGCCACCGGCGACGGCACCGCGCTCGGGAGCAAGTGGCGCCTGTCCTGGACCCCGTCCGTGCCCGCCCGGCTGGACCTGGTCGGCGTCCGCGGCGTGACCGCCGCCCAGGCGGCCGCCGGGACGCTGCGTGACGTCGCGCGCCGCGCGGCCGAGGAGGGCGGCCCGACCCCGGCGCAGATCCTGACCGGGCTGCGCGCGGCCGCGCGGTGTGATCTGCCCGCGCTGGTCGACGTACGGCTGGAGGACGCCGCCGCGATCCTCCCGGAGACCGCCGGACTGCCGGAACTCCTCGAATCGCTGGACCTGTTGGAGGGACTGGGCCGGGGCCACCTCCCCGGGACGTCGGAGGGGGCGCGGGTGCGCGCCGAGGCACTCTCGGAGGAGTTGGTGGAGGCCTCCGTACGATCCCTGCCCGGGCTCGCCGGCAGCGAGGACCCCGCCGACGCGGGCGCCCTGGTGGCCCTCGCCGACCGGGCCGCCGGCCGGCACCTGGGACTGCGGCTGGATTCCGCCCTGGCGGAACTGGCTTCCTCCGCGTCCCCGTTGATGCAGGGCGCGGCCCTGGCCGTACGGGTCCTGCTGGACCTGGATCCGGCGCACGGGCTCGGCGAGCGCGCGGCGGGTTGGGTCGACGGCGCCGGCACGCCGGACGCCCGGCGTGCCCTGACCCGCCGGCTGACCGGTCTGCTCACGGCCGCCGGCCCGCTGCTCGGCTCCTCCCCGACCGTACTCACCCCCCTGCTGGACCGGGTGGACGACCTCGCGGACGATCGGTTCCTGGACCGGCTGCCGGCGCTGCGCGGCGGCTTCGACGCGCTCTCCCCCGCCGCCCGCGACCGGCTGCTGGACACCGTCACCGAACGGCTCGGGGACCGCCTGGACCTCTCGCTGGACGCACCGCCCGGGCTGCTCGCCCTCTGGGCGGCGGCGGACGCGGCGGGCCTCGCCGCCCTCAAGGACCTGCCGCTGCCCGCCGCGGACACCGAAGCGCCCGACGTCCCGGAGGGCACGGCCGCCCCGCGGCCCGTCGATCCCGGGTCGCGGCGCCTGTCCCCCGCCGACCGGTGGCGGCTGCTGCTCGGGCGGCAGCGCGACCGGCTGCCGTCCGGTGCGCGGGGCTACGCGCGGGCGCTCGACGAGCTGTACGGCGCCGGGCGCGGCGAGGGCTCCGCCGATCTGGACGACGGCCGCGGCTCGGGCGGGGGTCTGGAAGCCTCGTTCCCCACGGCCCGGGAGTGGTCCGAGGAGTTGGAGGCCCTGTTCGGCGCCGATGTGCGGGAGGAGGTGTTGGCCGACGCCGCGGACGCGGGCCGGGGCGATGTGCTGGCCCAGTTGGACCCCACCTCGGTGCGTCCCTCGATGGAGCTGTTGACCTCGGTGCTCTCGCTGGCCGGCGGGATGCCCGAACAGCAGTTGGCGCGGCTGCGACCCCTGGTGCGGCGTCTGGTCGACGAGCTGGCCCGGGAGCTGGCCACCCGACTGCGCCCGACACTGTCGGGGTTGGCGACGCCGCGCCCGACCCGACGCCCCGGCGGGAAGCTGGACCTGGCCAGGACGCTGCGGGCCAACCTGGCGCACACCCGGCGATCGGCGGACGGGCGGGTGGTGGTCGTCCCGGAGCGGCCCGTGTTCAGTACGCGGGCGAGCCGGGAGGCCGACTGGCGGCTGATCCTGGTGGTCGACGTCTCCGGTTCGATGGAGGCCTCGGTGGTCTGGTCGGCCCTGACGGCGGCCGTGCTGGGCGGGGTTCCCACCCTGTCCACCCACTTCCTGGCGTTCTCGACCCAGGTCGTCGACCTCACGGACCGCGTCGACGATCCGCTGTCGTTGCTGTTGGAGGTACGGGTCGGCGGCGGTACGCACATCGCCGCCGGGCTCGCGCACGCCCGGTCGCTGATCACCGTTCCGAGCCGCACCCTGGTCGTCGCGGTGAGCGACTTCGAGGAGGGGGCGCCGCTCGGCGGGCTGCTCGGCGAGGTGCGTGCGCTGGTCGCTTCCGGCGCGCACCTGTTGGGTTGCGCCGCGCTCGACGACGCGGGCGCGCCCCGGTACTCGGCGGCCATCGCACGGCAACTCGTCGCGGCCGGCATGCCGGTGGCCGCTCTCAGTCCCCTCGCTCTCGCCCGCTGGGTGGGCGAACGCCTCCGTGGAGATGTCCGTTGA
- a CDS encoding DUF1524 domain-containing protein has product MERQTGARGLAVTVALLLGVTGCSQTGAGGSADGKGDTRAPRTSAPPSAPSGGDAKPTRGDVLPGMVSAAVARTQLAALKIGKPGTMAGYSRAKFTHWAEQGNKCDTREVVLKRDGKDVAQDSECRASSGAWKSLYDGLEFSEASKLDIDHMVPLAEGWRSGAADWDAARRKAFANDLTRPQLLAVSAASNRSKGDQSPDLWQPPDKASWCQYGRAWTTVKSHYELTVTEPEKAMLTTMIDTCAGS; this is encoded by the coding sequence ATGGAACGTCAGACAGGGGCGCGCGGCCTCGCGGTGACCGTCGCACTGCTGCTCGGGGTGACCGGATGCAGCCAGACCGGCGCCGGTGGGAGCGCCGACGGGAAGGGCGACACGCGGGCGCCGCGCACCTCGGCCCCGCCCTCCGCGCCGTCCGGGGGCGACGCGAAGCCGACCCGGGGCGACGTACTGCCCGGCATGGTCAGCGCGGCCGTCGCCCGGACGCAGCTGGCCGCGTTGAAGATCGGCAAGCCCGGCACGATGGCCGGCTACAGCCGCGCCAAGTTCACGCACTGGGCCGAGCAGGGCAACAAGTGCGACACCCGCGAGGTCGTCCTCAAGCGCGACGGCAAGGACGTCGCCCAGGACTCCGAGTGCCGCGCCTCGTCCGGTGCGTGGAAGAGCCTGTACGACGGGCTGGAGTTCAGCGAGGCGTCGAAGCTGGACATCGACCACATGGTCCCGCTCGCCGAGGGCTGGCGCTCCGGCGCCGCCGACTGGGACGCGGCCCGGCGCAAGGCGTTCGCGAACGATCTGACCCGCCCCCAGCTGCTGGCGGTCTCGGCCGCGTCGAACCGTTCCAAGGGCGACCAGAGCCCGGACCTGTGGCAGCCGCCGGACAAGGCGAGCTGGTGCCAGTACGGACGCGCCTGGACCACCGTGAAGTCGCACTACGAGCTGACCGTCACCGAACCGGAGAAAGCCATGCTCACCACCATGATCGACACCTGCGCGGGCTCATGA
- a CDS encoding DUF5302 domain-containing protein, producing the protein MADETDTPQNESPADEAKRKFREALERNAANAQSQQSHQSRAKVQGSSSGPGGKNKKVRRKTG; encoded by the coding sequence ATGGCAGACGAAACAGACACCCCGCAGAACGAGTCCCCGGCCGACGAGGCCAAGCGCAAGTTCCGGGAGGCCCTGGAGCGCAACGCCGCGAATGCCCAGTCCCAGCAGTCGCACCAGAGCCGGGCGAAGGTGCAGGGTTCCAGCAGCGGCCCCGGCGGCAAGAACAAGAAGGTCCGTCGCAAGACCGGCTGA
- a CDS encoding rodlin codes for MLKKFMATAAVTASVIGAGAVAATPAMAIGNDNGVNTVNGNNASQIYGNQETEGAMSPQLSAIQGSLNKLCVGLPAKVNAQSILAAINVGVQDINVLSNPQNQQCAENSTQAKGDESLSHIVDNIPVLSGNLSAGS; via the coding sequence ATGCTCAAGAAGTTCATGGCCACCGCCGCAGTCACCGCCTCCGTCATCGGCGCGGGCGCCGTTGCGGCCACCCCGGCTATGGCGATCGGCAACGACAACGGCGTGAACACGGTCAACGGCAACAACGCCTCGCAGATCTACGGCAACCAGGAGACCGAAGGCGCCATGAGCCCCCAGCTCAGCGCCATCCAGGGTTCGCTGAACAAGCTCTGCGTGGGCCTGCCCGCGAAGGTCAACGCCCAGTCGATCCTCGCCGCGATCAACGTCGGCGTCCAGGACATCAACGTCCTGTCGAACCCGCAGAACCAGCAGTGCGCGGAGAACTCCACCCAGGCGAAGGGCGACGAGTCCCTGTCGCACATCGTGGACAACATCCCGGTCCTCTCCGGGAACCTCTCCGCCGGCAGCTGA
- a CDS encoding glycoside hydrolase family 19 protein, which yields MIRTLRRRALSLAAAAAVTLGLAVALPASPAAAAPACAGSWSASAVYTGGTNASYNGHNWQAKWWTQGETPGTTGQWGVWSDQGACGGGGGQDPDPGNGSGFVVSEAQFNQMFPNRNPFYTYNGLVAALSAYPAFANTGDDTVKRREAAAFLANVSHETGGLFYIVEQNTANYPHYCDATQPYGCPAGQAAYYGRGPIQLSWNFNYKAAGDALGINLLANPYLVEQDPAVAMKTALWYWNTQNGPGTMTAHAAMVDGAGFGETIRSINGALECNGGNPGQVQSRVSKYQSFTQLLGVTPGNNLSC from the coding sequence GTGATACGTACGCTTCGTCGCCGTGCCCTTTCGCTGGCCGCGGCCGCCGCCGTGACCCTCGGTCTCGCCGTGGCCCTGCCCGCCTCCCCCGCCGCGGCCGCCCCCGCCTGCGCCGGTTCCTGGTCCGCCTCGGCGGTGTACACGGGCGGCACGAACGCCTCGTACAACGGACACAACTGGCAGGCCAAGTGGTGGACGCAGGGCGAGACGCCCGGCACCACCGGGCAGTGGGGGGTCTGGTCCGACCAGGGCGCCTGCGGTGGCGGCGGGGGCCAGGACCCGGACCCGGGGAACGGGAGCGGATTCGTCGTCAGCGAGGCCCAGTTCAACCAGATGTTCCCGAACCGGAACCCCTTCTACACCTACAACGGGCTGGTGGCGGCGCTCTCCGCGTACCCCGCCTTCGCCAACACCGGCGACGACACGGTCAAGCGGCGCGAGGCGGCCGCCTTCCTCGCCAACGTCTCGCACGAGACGGGCGGGCTCTTCTACATCGTCGAGCAGAACACGGCCAACTACCCGCACTACTGCGACGCCACCCAGCCCTACGGATGTCCGGCGGGGCAGGCCGCGTACTACGGGCGCGGCCCCATCCAGCTCAGCTGGAACTTCAACTACAAGGCGGCCGGTGACGCCCTGGGCATCAACCTCCTCGCCAACCCGTACCTCGTGGAGCAGGATCCGGCGGTGGCCATGAAGACGGCCCTCTGGTACTGGAACACGCAGAACGGTCCGGGCACGATGACCGCGCACGCCGCCATGGTCGACGGCGCGGGCTTCGGCGAGACGATCCGCTCCATCAACGGGGCCCTGGAGTGCAACGGCGGCAACCCGGGGCAGGTCCAGAGCCGGGTGAGCAAGTACCAGAGCTTCACCCAGCTGCTCGGTGTGACGCCGGGGAACAACCTCAGCTGCTGA
- a CDS encoding LuxR family transcriptional regulator, which translates to MAATGNADTTVGHGELIEAVDRALTTHGRAILTGPAGAGKTEVVRAVVAAAEGRRESVLHLAPDAADQWIPEASAAALLASVPLAVLDGLAGPQRAAIALLRRETDEPGAGRDHVALRLAVVEVLRTLAAPGPVLLVLDNAQWLDDESTDLLRFALRLTPPGVRVLVAECVQGGAPVAVPLCGPDTPAIRVPPLGAEQVAELLCRHGLPARLAGRIHQASGGNPRLALALGHSLAEAAGSRDGGAHHADTLPVSGQAREVARRLLAEAPARARRTLLLAALATRPTTALLRRAGRPDADAELAEAERAALVTVGEDGAVRFTAGALPTALAADAGWPERAAGHAALATAVDDPVQAVRHRALAVDTPDARLAAEITEAAASCRRRGQRALAAELGLLAAERTPADLPRDELARLVCAAEDAGWAGRADLARRATRAVLARDASPADRVRARLAVIDAAGQALADLDETFAYAVDDAAGDPSLRAAVQLRIAWKHNLSDGDPVRSRDAAAEAGTLAALGGDQVAEAMALTVRARMGRILGDRDAEDILAEALALPAPEMPLGMRNAPQYLAVRHALFDDRLDDARGRLLVLLPAVQRTGSAEDVFEVLRSLSEVELRRGNCAAGAAHARHALELTIEAGLSPGPAWYVAAMAEATAGSFARAAGYARRGVQASEEEQDQVFLSRGLYALGLVELATGEAAKAVATLRRVAELEEAQQVVDPSVLRWHGELAEALVAADAPEEADALLESTRTVADALGRTGVLAALDRARGLCLSARGEAEPAVALLEATARRFGALGLPLERARTLLALARVERRRRRRAPARAALGEAADVFDRAGAKPWLELAREAAPDPAAGGQPGQAALTEAETRLALLVGQGASNQEAAAKLFLSVKTVEARLTRIYQKLDVRSRAQLATALRTGRLSS; encoded by the coding sequence GTGGCGGCGACGGGGAACGCTGACACGACCGTCGGACACGGTGAACTCATCGAGGCGGTGGACCGCGCGCTGACCACGCACGGCCGCGCCATCCTCACCGGACCGGCGGGCGCGGGCAAGACGGAAGTGGTCCGGGCCGTCGTGGCCGCGGCGGAGGGCCGACGGGAGAGTGTGCTCCACCTCGCCCCGGACGCCGCCGACCAGTGGATACCCGAAGCCTCGGCCGCCGCCCTGCTCGCCTCCGTGCCCCTCGCCGTACTGGACGGGCTCGCCGGTCCCCAGCGCGCCGCCATCGCCCTGCTCCGGCGCGAGACCGACGAGCCCGGCGCCGGCCGCGACCACGTCGCGCTGCGCCTCGCCGTCGTCGAGGTGCTGCGGACCCTGGCCGCCCCGGGACCCGTCCTGCTCGTCCTCGACAACGCGCAGTGGCTCGACGACGAGAGCACCGACCTCCTCCGCTTCGCCCTGCGCCTCACCCCACCCGGAGTCCGGGTCCTCGTGGCCGAATGCGTACAGGGCGGGGCCCCCGTCGCCGTGCCCCTCTGCGGCCCCGACACCCCCGCGATCCGTGTTCCCCCGCTCGGGGCGGAGCAGGTCGCCGAACTCCTCTGCCGACACGGCCTGCCCGCCCGGCTGGCCGGCCGCATCCACCAGGCCAGTGGCGGCAACCCCCGCCTCGCCCTGGCCCTCGGCCACTCCCTCGCCGAAGCCGCCGGATCCCGCGACGGAGGCGCCCACCACGCCGACACGCTGCCCGTCTCCGGGCAGGCCCGCGAGGTCGCCCGCCGGCTGCTCGCCGAAGCCCCCGCCCGAGCCCGCCGCACCCTGCTGCTCGCCGCCCTCGCGACCCGCCCCACCACCGCCCTGCTCCGCCGGGCCGGCCGCCCCGACGCGGACGCGGAACTCGCCGAGGCCGAACGCGCCGCACTGGTCACCGTCGGCGAGGACGGCGCGGTGCGGTTCACCGCGGGCGCCCTCCCGACCGCACTCGCCGCCGACGCGGGCTGGCCCGAGCGGGCCGCCGGGCACGCCGCGCTCGCCACCGCCGTGGACGACCCCGTCCAGGCCGTACGGCACCGCGCGCTGGCCGTGGACACCCCCGACGCCCGCCTCGCCGCCGAGATCACCGAGGCCGCCGCGTCCTGCCGGCGCCGGGGACAGCGCGCCCTCGCCGCGGAACTCGGCCTGCTCGCCGCCGAACGCACCCCCGCGGACCTGCCCCGGGACGAACTGGCCCGGCTCGTCTGCGCCGCCGAGGACGCGGGATGGGCGGGCCGCGCCGACCTCGCCCGCCGCGCCACCCGCGCCGTGCTCGCCCGCGACGCCTCGCCCGCCGACCGGGTACGGGCCCGACTCGCCGTGATCGACGCAGCCGGGCAGGCCCTCGCCGATCTCGACGAGACCTTCGCGTACGCCGTGGACGACGCCGCCGGCGACCCCTCGCTGCGCGCCGCCGTCCAACTCCGCATCGCCTGGAAGCACAACCTCAGCGACGGGGACCCCGTCCGCTCCCGCGACGCCGCCGCCGAGGCGGGCACCCTCGCCGCCCTCGGCGGCGACCAGGTCGCCGAGGCCATGGCCCTGACCGTGCGGGCCCGCATGGGCCGCATCCTCGGTGACCGCGACGCCGAGGACATCCTGGCCGAGGCGCTGGCCCTGCCCGCTCCCGAGATGCCGCTCGGCATGCGCAACGCGCCGCAGTACCTGGCCGTCCGGCACGCCCTCTTCGACGACCGGCTCGACGACGCCCGTGGCCGGCTGCTCGTCCTGCTGCCCGCCGTCCAACGCACCGGCTCCGCCGAGGACGTCTTCGAGGTGCTGCGCAGCCTCTCCGAGGTCGAGCTGCGCCGCGGGAACTGCGCCGCGGGCGCCGCGCACGCCCGCCACGCCCTGGAACTCACCATCGAGGCCGGTCTGTCACCCGGCCCCGCCTGGTACGTCGCCGCGATGGCCGAGGCCACCGCCGGCAGCTTCGCCCGCGCCGCCGGCTACGCCCGCCGGGGTGTCCAGGCCTCGGAGGAGGAACAGGACCAGGTCTTCCTGTCCCGGGGCCTGTACGCCCTCGGGCTGGTCGAACTGGCCACCGGGGAAGCCGCGAAGGCGGTGGCCACCCTGCGCAGGGTGGCCGAGCTGGAGGAGGCCCAGCAGGTGGTGGACCCCTCCGTCCTGCGCTGGCACGGGGAACTCGCCGAGGCCCTGGTGGCCGCCGACGCCCCCGAGGAGGCCGACGCCCTGCTGGAGTCGACCCGTACGGTCGCCGACGCCCTCGGCCGTACCGGTGTGCTCGCCGCCCTGGACCGGGCCCGGGGCCTGTGCCTGTCCGCGCGGGGCGAGGCGGAGCCCGCCGTTGCCCTGCTGGAGGCCACGGCCCGCCGGTTCGGCGCCCTCGGACTCCCGCTGGAACGGGCCAGGACCCTGCTCGCGCTGGCCCGCGTCGAACGGCGCCGTCGGCGGCGCGCTCCCGCCCGCGCCGCCCTCGGGGAGGCGGCCGACGTGTTCGACCGGGCCGGCGCGAAGCCCTGGCTGGAGCTGGCCAGGGAGGCCGCCCCCGACCCGGCCGCCGGTGGGCAGCCGGGGCAGGCGGCCCTGACCGAGGCCGAGACCCGACTGGCCCTGCTCGTCGGTCAGGGTGCCAGCAACCAGGAGGCGGCAGCGAAGCTGTTCCTCAGCGTCAAGACCGTGGAGGCCCGGCTGACCCGGATCTACCAGAAGCTCGACGTGCGCTCCCGCGCGCAGCTGGCCACCGCCCTGAGGACGGGACGCCTCAGCAGCTGA
- a CDS encoding S8 family serine peptidase, with amino-acid sequence MSVTLLAGSATASVALTGTSDPAATLPAAAAPAGAPGAAPVENLIVGYKSTASEASSNSAAADDAAAKGKKAGKKATFDRRLGTGAALVNLGGATAPTAAADVIAQFRADPDVAYVEPDSRAYALATPNDTEYAKQWDLFEPTAGMNVPAAWDRTTGSGVTVAVIDTGYVAHSDVASNIVAGYDFITSSSAARDGNGRDNNPADQGDWSGAGECGTGSKASDSSWHGTHVAGTIAAATNNSKGVAGIAYNAKIQPVRVLGKCGGATSDIVDAITWASGGSVPGVPANATPAKVINMSLGGSGTCGTSYQNAINAAVSRGTTVVVAAGNSNADAAGFTPASCNNVINVAASNRTGDRSFYSNFGTIIDIAAPGGETRRATDTPGTVTTPENGILSTLNGGTTTPGAEIYKPYQGTSMAAPHVAGLAALLAAAKPSLTPAQIEAAIKTNARPLAGTCTGGCGAGLADAAATVNAVTSTPTTPTFENTTDVAIPDNGGAVSSSIAVTGRTGNAPAALKVSVDIKHTYRGDLVIDLVAPNGTVKRLKSSSSDSTANLVTTYTVDASALPANGTWQLKVQDVAASDTGYINSWSLGF; translated from the coding sequence ATGTCCGTCACCCTCCTGGCGGGTTCCGCCACCGCCTCGGTGGCCCTGACCGGCACCTCGGACCCCGCCGCCACCCTCCCGGCCGCCGCGGCCCCCGCCGGGGCCCCCGGCGCGGCGCCGGTCGAGAACCTCATCGTCGGATACAAGTCGACTGCCAGCGAGGCCAGTTCGAACTCCGCCGCCGCCGACGACGCCGCCGCCAAGGGGAAGAAGGCCGGCAAGAAGGCGACCTTCGACCGTCGCCTCGGCACCGGCGCCGCCCTCGTCAACCTCGGAGGCGCCACCGCGCCCACCGCGGCCGCCGACGTGATCGCCCAGTTCCGCGCCGACCCCGACGTCGCCTACGTCGAGCCGGACTCCCGCGCCTACGCGCTGGCCACCCCGAACGACACCGAGTACGCCAAGCAGTGGGACCTCTTCGAGCCCACCGCCGGCATGAACGTGCCCGCCGCCTGGGACAGGACCACCGGCTCCGGCGTCACCGTCGCCGTGATCGACACCGGCTACGTGGCCCACTCCGACGTCGCCTCCAACATCGTCGCCGGCTACGACTTCATCACCAGCTCCTCCGCCGCCCGCGACGGCAACGGCCGCGACAACAACCCCGCCGACCAGGGTGACTGGAGCGGGGCCGGCGAGTGCGGCACCGGTTCCAAGGCCAGTGACTCCTCCTGGCACGGCACCCACGTCGCGGGCACCATCGCCGCGGCCACCAACAACTCCAAGGGCGTCGCGGGCATCGCCTACAACGCCAAGATCCAGCCCGTCCGCGTGCTCGGCAAGTGCGGCGGCGCCACGTCGGACATCGTCGACGCCATCACCTGGGCATCGGGCGGCTCCGTCCCCGGCGTCCCGGCGAACGCCACCCCCGCCAAGGTCATCAACATGAGCCTCGGCGGCTCGGGCACCTGCGGCACCAGCTACCAGAACGCCATCAACGCGGCCGTCTCCCGCGGCACCACCGTCGTGGTCGCCGCCGGCAACAGCAACGCGGACGCGGCCGGCTTCACGCCCGCCAGCTGCAACAACGTGATCAACGTGGCCGCCAGCAACCGCACCGGCGACCGCTCGTTCTACTCCAATTTCGGCACGATCATCGACATCGCCGCCCCGGGCGGTGAGACCCGCCGCGCCACCGACACGCCCGGCACCGTCACCACGCCCGAGAATGGCATCCTCTCCACGCTCAACGGTGGCACCACCACCCCGGGCGCCGAGATCTACAAGCCGTACCAGGGCACCAGCATGGCCGCCCCGCACGTCGCGGGTCTCGCCGCGCTGCTGGCCGCCGCCAAGCCCTCGCTGACCCCGGCGCAGATCGAGGCGGCCATCAAGACCAACGCCCGCCCGCTCGCCGGCACCTGCACCGGTGGCTGCGGCGCCGGTCTCGCCGACGCGGCCGCGACCGTGAACGCCGTCACCTCCACGCCCACCACCCCGACCTTCGAGAACACCACCGACGTCGCGATCCCGGACAACGGCGGCGCCGTCTCGTCCTCGATCGCCGTCACCGGCCGCACCGGCAACGCCCCGGCCGCGCTCAAGGTCTCGGTCGACATCAAGCACACCTACCGCGGTGACCTCGTCATCGACCTGGTCGCCCCGAACGGCACCGTCAAGCGGCTGAAGAGCTCCTCGAGCGACAGCACCGCCAACCTGGTCACCACCTACACCGTCGACGCCTCCGCCCTGCCCGCCAACGGCACCTGGCAGCTGAAGGTCCAGGACGTGGCCGCCTCCGACACCGGCTACATCAACTCCTGGAGCCTCGGCTTCTGA